CCCGATGAAGTGGCACGCGTTCTGGAAAACGTGGGATTTACAATGGATGTGGCGACGCCAAAAACCTATGGTTATCGTCGCGGTGAAAATTATGTTTATGTGAATCGCGAAGCGCGAATGGGCCGTACGGCGCTGGTGATCCACCCCACGCTGAAAGAACGCAGTTCGTCGCTCGCGGAACCCGCCTCGGACATCAAGTTGTGCGATCACTACCAGAATTTCCCGCTCTATTTTGGCGGCGATTCCCAGGAGCATTACGGCATTCCGCACGGATTCAGTTCGCGCGTGGCGCTGGAACGTTTTCTAAAAGGATTATTTGGCGAACAGCACTAAACGATGGCAGGCATCGCCTGCCATCCGCAATCAGGCTTTGGCCTGGTGGTAACTGCTCACCCGGAACAGACGGCGGCAGTAATCGAGGAAGTAGCCGTAAACGGCGCCCATCATCATCGACAGCACAATATTCGAACTGACCGCAGCGACAATCTGATGCCAGTCCGCACCTACCGACCAGAGGATCGCCACGTAAACCGGCGACTGGAAGGTGACATACGCCAGCACATCCGCCAGATTTTTCATCCAGCCTGAAGGGCTAATACGGCGCGCATAACGCATAAAGGCATCGCGGTACAAACCATAAGGCCAGGCAATAATAATGTTCACCGGGATGGCGACCAGGCGCGATGAAAGTGACTGTTCGAAGCTCATTCCGGAGAGAAATATTTCAATCAGCATGTTCACT
The Kosakonia oryzae genome window above contains:
- the alaE gene encoding L-alanine exporter AlaE: MFSSQSRLRHAAADTFAMVVYCSVVNMLIEIFLSGMSFEQSLSSRLVAIPVNIIIAWPYGLYRDAFMRYARRISPSGWMKNLADVLAYVTFQSPVYVAILWSVGADWHQIVAAVSSNIVLSMMMGAVYGYFLDYCRRLFRVSSYHQAKA
- a CDS encoding DUF2002 family protein; its protein translation is MYLRPDEVARVLENVGFTMDVATPKTYGYRRGENYVYVNREARMGRTALVIHPTLKERSSSLAEPASDIKLCDHYQNFPLYFGGDSQEHYGIPHGFSSRVALERFLKGLFGEQH